In one window of Bombus fervidus isolate BK054 chromosome 4, iyBomFerv1, whole genome shotgun sequence DNA:
- the Ken gene encoding zinc finger and BTB domain-containing ken and barbie protein, with amino-acid sequence MACRVHIQGHRTCVTYKRRVYLGRVCTTTYQLESARLTMYTDGLLTLHYGKHPATLAAEVGAWYTGDRHVDVTLACDDGSVVKAHRVVLAAASPLLASLLRNPALDHVVHLSGVRKTQLTHLLEFLYNGEALIPSTELTPLRELFELLQIKSELFEPNQPQTSSNSDPERIPTPHPSEGQESSSYESQYDGRQSNNPADCCSVLIKTEGCEEEPEVDVEGVEGETLLTENRESSIEPPRRRDSSDPVNLSLNSGTSTTSESSHDIVPRPEKQLLERRESLEEAEERRRQLAARLALGLEPGKRKPEEIPIPPAEAYIVTPHRKRRPGFHNAPAQNPAFVPFNPGFETPRRLQAPHPLSVSAPPYLQDRSVTPPGASHRPPSADPASAAGLEPPWGSWALPAARAPPPPPTDDPPKSTPVREYRCTYCGKQFGMSWNLKTHLRVHTGEKPFACRLCVAMFKQKAHLLKHLCSVHRGVIAAPDNTFTCCFCSLSFDSLQELIRHLSGPHNNLLLSKNLHD; translated from the exons ACGATGTATACTGACGGTCTCCTGACGCTCCATTATGGGAAGCATCCAGCGACCTTGGCCGCGGAGGTTGGAGCCTGGTACACCGGGGACCGTCACGTGGACGTGACGTTAGCTTGCGACGATGGATCCGTCGTCAAGGCCCATCGAGTAGTTTTGGCCGCAGCTAGTCCCCTTTTGGCTAGTCTCCTTCGTAACCCTGCATTGGACCATGTGGTTCACTTGTCCGGGGTCCGAAAAACCCAGCTGACTCATTTGTTGGAATTTCTCTATAACGGAGAAGCTCTCATTCCA TCGACGGAACTCACGCCGCTAAGGGAATTGTTCGAGCTTCTTCAAATTAAGTCGGAGCTGTTCGAGCCGAATCAACCTCAAACCTCTAGTAACTCCGACCCCGAAAGGATACCCACCCCTCATCCCTCCGAGGGCCAGGAGAGTTCCAGCTACGAATCGCAGTACGACGGCAG GCAGTCGAACAATCCGGCCGACTGTTGCTCGGTACTCATAAAAACCGAGGGATGCGAGGAAGAACCAGAAGTAGACGTGGAAGGCGTCGAAGGTGAAACTCTCCTCACGGAGAATAGAGAAAGCAGTATAGAACCGCCTCGGCGGAGGGATAGTTCGGATCCCGTAAACCTAAGCTTAAATTCTGGAACTTCCACCACTAGCGAAAGTTCGCACGATATTGTACCTAG GCCAGAAAAGCAGTTACTGGAGAGGCGAGAATCTCTAGAGGAGGcggaagagagaaggaggCAATTAGCGGCTCGACTCGCGTTAGGCTTAGAACCGGGAAAGCGAAAACCCGAAGAAATACCTATCCCACCTGCGGAGGCGTATATCGTCACGCCTCATCGAAAACGACGGCCAGGTTTTCACAATGCACCCGCTCAGAATCCAGCCTTTGTACCGTTCAATCCTGGATTCGAGACGCCGAGGCGGTTGCAAGCGCCACATCCCCTCAGCGTCTCGGCACCCCCGTACCTG CAGGACAGATCAGTGACACCACCAGGAGCGTCGCATAGACCACCAAGCGCGGATCCAGCATCGGCGGCAGGCTTGGAACCACCTTGGGGCTCTTGGGCTTTGCCAGCGGCAAGAGCGCCTCCGCCTCCGCCGACGGATGACCCGCCAAAGTCTACTCCCGTTCGCGAATATCGGTGCACTTATTGTGGCAAACAGTTCGGAATGTCTTGGAACTTGAAAACGCATTTGAGAGTGCATACGGGTGAAAAACCTTTCGCGTGTAGACTTTGCGTGGCTATGTTTAAGCAGAAAGCTCATCTGTTGAAGCATCTCTGCTCCGTTCACAGAGGCGTTATAGCCGCCCCTGACAATACCTTTACTTGTTGCTTCTGTTCGTTAAGTTTCGATAGTCTACAAGAGTTAATTAGGCATCTGTCAGGGCCGCATAATAATCTGCTACTCAGCAAAAATCTACACGACTAG
- the LOC139986532 gene encoding apolipoprotein D-like, whose product MIGKIVLILSALALVRAQIPSLGFCPDYVPMANFDMTKFLGIWYEAERYFQLTEVVSRCVMANYTLGPDGKFRVSNEVTNRFTGIKRVLEGEIKKAASKAEEGKLIVKYTIPLTPETKYSVLETDYDSYAVLWSCSGIGPFHTQNAWVMTRERLAPGTVLQKAYAVLDSYKISKTFFVKTDQQDCAYLDTPKPVETSEIQGDQAPVEVPQKDTENVRAAVVPDAPEVIVEMNTKEDEKSTKKPQTAENLKKKAVNAVPVRIMEVADAVKEDIPAKNAQIKEEKNSEPMKEGVDENMKQVEKIA is encoded by the exons ATGATCGGCAAGATAGTTCTGATACTTTCGGCTTTGGCTCTGGTTCGAGCCCAGATACCCAGTCTGGGTTTCTGTCCAGATTACGTACCTATGGCGAACTTTGACATGACCAAG TTTTTGGGTATCTGGTACGAGGCTGAGAGATACTTTCAACTGACAGAAGTAGTATCACGATGCGTAATGGCAAATTACACGTTGGGTCCTGACGGCAAATTCCGAGTCAGCAACGAAGTTACAAATAGATT CACGGGGATCAAGAGAGTGTTAGAGGGTGAGATCAAGAAAGCTGCCTCGAAAGCCGAAGAAGGAAAACTAATCGTAAAATACACGATACCATTGACGCCTGAAACCAAATATTCTGTACTTGAAACGGATTACGATTCTTACGCGGTTCTGTGGAGTTGTTCCGGTATTGGTCCGTTCCATACGCAAAACGCCTGGGTTATGACAAGAGAAAGATTAGCACCGGGAACAGTCTTACAGAAG GCTTACGCCGTCCTTGACAGCTACAAGATTTCCAAAACGTTCTTCGTAAAGACGGATCAGCAAGACTGTGCTTACTTAGATACGCCAAAACCAGTGGAGACCTCAGAGATTCAAGGCGATCAAGCTCCTGTAGAAGTTCCGCAGAAAGATACCGAAAATGTTAGAGCCGCTGTAGTGCCAGATGCACCGGAAGTGATCGTCGAAATGAACACGAAGGAGGACGAAAAGTCGACGAAAAAGCCTCAAACTGCTGAAAACTTGAAGAAGAAGGCGGTTAACGCGGTTCCCGTTCGAATCATGGAAGTGGCTGACGCCGTGAAAGAAGATATACCGGCGAAGAATGCGCAGataaaagaggagaaaaacaGCGAGCCTATGAAAGAGGGAGTCGACGAAAATATGAAGCAAGTAGAAAAGATTGCGTGA